In Pengzhenrongella sicca, a single genomic region encodes these proteins:
- a CDS encoding phosphatase PAP2 family protein yields MSTSGAVAASRPAPRSFAAPGRSARRGVLLGLAVAVASAAGVWLVWRIFVASAAGQRVDQAAFDGALYGRTRLWQVAQPVLDVVSVPFVALVLVVAVLIAVVRRRWGLALQVAVLMGGANLTTQLLKNFVFDRPEFASGYLNTLPSGHTTVAASVAAAFVFVVPPRARPSAAVLGAAYTAVTGVSTLIGRWHRPSDVVAAVLVVLAWSGLACALAAASGPRQPDGAAATVTAEFARPLVPSGAGAARRRRPNALGVGGILLLVAALLAALPAAYSLHRLWTTSGDLETRAELLVAYAGGAFGVVAVTAAAFAALLVARHGAGRPS; encoded by the coding sequence GTGAGTACCTCCGGAGCCGTTGCAGCCTCGCGGCCGGCGCCCCGTTCGTTCGCGGCGCCGGGCCGCTCCGCGCGCCGTGGCGTCCTGCTGGGCCTCGCCGTGGCCGTCGCCTCCGCCGCGGGCGTCTGGCTCGTGTGGCGCATCTTCGTCGCGTCCGCCGCGGGGCAGCGCGTCGACCAGGCAGCGTTCGACGGCGCCCTCTATGGCCGCACGCGCCTGTGGCAGGTCGCCCAGCCGGTGCTCGACGTGGTCTCGGTGCCCTTCGTCGCGCTCGTGCTCGTGGTCGCGGTGCTCATCGCGGTGGTTCGCCGCCGGTGGGGCCTCGCTCTGCAGGTCGCGGTGCTCATGGGCGGGGCGAACCTGACCACGCAGCTGCTCAAGAATTTCGTCTTCGACCGGCCCGAGTTCGCGTCCGGGTACCTCAACACGCTGCCGAGCGGGCACACGACGGTCGCCGCGTCGGTGGCGGCAGCCTTCGTGTTCGTCGTCCCGCCCCGCGCCCGGCCGTCCGCGGCCGTGCTCGGCGCGGCCTACACGGCCGTGACGGGCGTCTCGACCCTCATCGGGCGCTGGCACCGGCCGAGCGACGTCGTCGCCGCCGTGCTCGTCGTGCTGGCCTGGAGCGGGCTCGCCTGCGCGCTCGCGGCCGCCTCCGGACCGCGGCAGCCGGACGGCGCGGCGGCCACGGTGACGGCCGAGTTCGCCCGCCCGCTCGTGCCGAGCGGCGCGGGCGCGGCGCGGCGTCGGCGGCCGAACGCGCTGGGCGTGGGCGGCATCCTGCTCCTGGTCGCGGCGCTCCTGGCGGCGCTGCCGGCCGCGTATTCGCTGCACCGGTTGTGGACCACGTCCGGGGACCTCGAGACCCGGGCAGAACTCCTCGTGGCGTACGCCGGCGGGGCGTTCGGTGTCGTCGCGGTCACCGCCGCGGCGTTCGCCGCGCTGCTCGTCGCGCGGCACGGCGCTGGCCGGCCCTCTTGA
- the topA gene encoding type I DNA topoisomerase, translated as MSRKLVIVESPAKARTIAGYLGAGYEVEASVGHIRDLPQPSELPADMKKGPFGKFAVDVHNGFEPYYVVDADKKKKVAELKRLLKDADELFLATDEDREGEAIAWHLLQELKPKVPVHRMVFHEITREAIQRALENTRDLDAHLVDAQETRRILDRLYGYEVSPVLWRKVRQGLSAGRVQSVATRLVVERERERMAFRAADYWDVKAQFATDDAGEPAFGARLATVDGARVATGRDFDDQGSLTSTTVVHLDESAARTLVTALEHADFAVRSLDTKPYTRKPAAPFTTSTLQQEASRKLRLGSRQTMRTAQSLYENGYITYMRTDSPVLSVQAIDAARRQAAELYGPEFVPSSPRVYSTKSKGAQEAHEAIRPAGDSFRTPAQVARELSGDQFKLYELIWKRTVASQMADARGSTASVKIGARASDGRDAVFAASGTVITFRGFMAAYEEGRDSDRYADDAAAPSAGKGDEARLPQMAQGDALTASDLDADGHQTSPPPRFTEASLIKALEERGIGRPSTYAATISVIQDRGYVSNRGQALVPSWLAFAVTRLLEENFHWLVDYRFTASMEEDLDAIAAGDKNRVEWLSRFYFGDVDGAGAGEVEGLSHAVENLGEIDAREVNSIPIGEGITLRVGRYGPYLEDSAAPLTDGGDPRRAAVPEELAPDELTVAKARELLETQAEGDQVLGTDPVTGTSIVARNGRYGPYVTELLPEPELDPALSAAAKKKALAALPKPRTGSLLKSMQLQTVTIDDALKLLSLPRTVGIDPESGDPITAQNGRYGPYLKKGTDSRTLATEDLIFEVTLEEALAIYAQPKRGRGGSAAAPLRELGVDPVSQKPVVVKEGRFGAYVTDGETNGTLRTEDSVEAITLERASELLADKRARGPVKGRKTAARKAAPKKAAPKKAAVKKTAVKKAAVKKTAVKKTAVKKAAVKKAPAKKAAGTTAPAKAAATASAAVPARATAAR; from the coding sequence ATGTCCCGCAAGCTCGTCATCGTGGAGTCGCCGGCGAAGGCGCGCACGATCGCCGGCTACCTCGGCGCCGGTTACGAGGTCGAGGCCAGCGTCGGGCACATCCGTGACCTGCCGCAGCCCTCCGAGCTGCCCGCGGATATGAAGAAGGGCCCGTTCGGCAAGTTCGCCGTCGACGTGCACAACGGCTTCGAGCCGTACTACGTCGTGGATGCGGACAAGAAGAAGAAGGTCGCGGAGCTCAAGCGGCTGCTCAAGGACGCCGACGAGCTCTTCCTGGCCACTGATGAGGACCGCGAGGGCGAGGCCATCGCGTGGCACCTGCTCCAGGAGCTCAAGCCGAAGGTGCCCGTGCACCGGATGGTTTTCCACGAGATCACGCGCGAGGCGATCCAGCGCGCGCTCGAGAACACCCGCGACCTCGACGCGCACCTCGTGGACGCGCAGGAGACCCGCCGGATCCTCGACCGCCTGTACGGCTACGAGGTCTCGCCCGTGCTCTGGCGCAAGGTCCGCCAGGGCCTGTCCGCCGGGCGCGTGCAGTCCGTCGCGACCCGGCTCGTCGTCGAGCGCGAGCGTGAGCGGATGGCGTTCCGGGCCGCGGACTACTGGGACGTCAAGGCCCAGTTCGCGACCGACGACGCCGGCGAGCCCGCCTTCGGCGCGCGGCTCGCGACCGTCGACGGCGCGCGCGTCGCGACCGGCCGGGACTTCGACGACCAGGGCTCGCTGACCTCGACGACCGTGGTCCACCTCGACGAGTCGGCGGCGCGCACGCTCGTGACCGCGCTCGAGCACGCGGACTTCGCCGTCCGCAGCCTCGACACCAAGCCGTACACCCGCAAGCCGGCCGCGCCGTTCACGACGTCGACGCTGCAGCAGGAGGCCTCGCGCAAGCTGCGCCTCGGCTCCCGCCAGACGATGCGCACCGCGCAGTCACTGTACGAGAACGGGTACATCACCTATATGCGGACCGACTCGCCCGTGCTGAGCGTGCAGGCGATCGACGCCGCGCGCCGCCAGGCGGCCGAGCTGTACGGCCCCGAGTTCGTGCCGAGCTCGCCCCGCGTCTACTCCACCAAGAGCAAGGGCGCCCAGGAGGCGCACGAGGCGATCCGCCCCGCCGGCGACTCGTTCCGTACCCCCGCGCAGGTCGCGCGCGAGCTCTCCGGCGACCAGTTCAAGCTCTACGAGCTGATCTGGAAGCGCACCGTCGCCTCGCAGATGGCGGACGCGCGGGGGTCGACGGCCTCCGTCAAGATCGGTGCGCGCGCCAGCGATGGCCGCGACGCTGTCTTCGCCGCCTCGGGCACGGTCATCACCTTCCGCGGTTTCATGGCCGCCTACGAGGAGGGCCGCGACTCGGACCGCTACGCGGACGACGCCGCCGCGCCGTCGGCGGGCAAGGGCGACGAGGCCCGGCTGCCGCAGATGGCCCAGGGCGACGCGCTGACCGCGAGCGACCTCGACGCCGACGGGCACCAGACGTCCCCGCCGCCGCGCTTCACGGAGGCGAGCCTGATCAAGGCGCTCGAGGAGCGCGGCATCGGCCGGCCTTCGACGTACGCGGCCACGATCTCCGTCATCCAGGACCGCGGGTACGTCTCCAACCGCGGGCAGGCGCTCGTGCCGAGCTGGCTCGCGTTCGCGGTGACCCGCCTGCTCGAGGAGAACTTCCACTGGCTGGTCGACTACCGGTTCACCGCGAGCATGGAGGAGGACCTCGACGCGATCGCCGCCGGGGACAAGAACCGCGTCGAGTGGCTGAGCCGGTTCTACTTCGGCGACGTCGACGGCGCCGGGGCGGGCGAGGTCGAGGGCCTGAGCCACGCCGTCGAGAACCTCGGCGAGATCGATGCCCGCGAGGTCAACTCCATCCCGATCGGCGAGGGCATCACGCTGCGCGTCGGCCGGTACGGCCCGTATCTCGAGGACTCGGCGGCCCCGCTGACCGACGGCGGGGACCCGCGTCGCGCGGCCGTCCCGGAGGAGCTCGCGCCCGACGAGCTCACCGTCGCGAAGGCCCGCGAGCTGCTCGAGACCCAGGCCGAGGGCGACCAGGTGCTCGGCACCGACCCGGTGACGGGCACGTCGATCGTGGCGCGCAACGGCCGCTACGGCCCGTACGTCACCGAGCTGCTGCCCGAGCCCGAGCTGGACCCGGCCCTGTCGGCCGCCGCGAAGAAGAAGGCGCTCGCGGCGCTCCCCAAGCCCCGCACGGGATCGCTGCTGAAGTCCATGCAGCTGCAGACCGTCACGATCGACGACGCGCTCAAGCTGCTCTCGCTGCCGCGAACCGTCGGGATCGACCCCGAGTCGGGCGACCCGATCACCGCGCAGAACGGGCGCTACGGGCCGTACCTGAAGAAGGGCACCGACTCGCGCACGCTCGCGACCGAGGACTTGATCTTCGAGGTCACGCTCGAGGAGGCGCTGGCGATCTACGCCCAGCCCAAGCGCGGGCGCGGCGGCTCAGCCGCCGCCCCGCTCCGCGAGCTCGGGGTGGACCCCGTCTCCCAGAAGCCCGTCGTGGTCAAGGAGGGCCGCTTCGGCGCCTACGTGACCGACGGCGAGACGAACGGGACCCTGCGCACCGAGGACTCGGTCGAGGCGATCACCCTCGAGCGCGCCTCCGAGCTGCTCGCCGACAAGCGGGCGCGCGGGCCGGTCAAGGGTCGCAAGACCGCGGCCCGCAAGGCCGCGCCGAAGAAGGCCGCGCCCAAGAAGGCTGCCGTGAAGAAGACCGCGGTGAAGAAGGCTGCCGTGAAGAAGACTGCGGTCAAGAAGACTGCGGTCAAGAAGGCTGCGGTGAAGAAGGCCCCGGCGAAGAAGGCCGCCGGCACGACGGCGCCCGCGAAGGCCGCCGCGACGGCGTCGGCGGCCGTGCCCGCGAGGGCGACCGCCGCACGCTGA
- a CDS encoding Gfo/Idh/MocA family protein, with product MAHVEDPRTAPSIRWGILGAGNIAGSFADAVNSHTRSPLVAVGSRNRDRVERFATAHGIPTTHQGYRGLVEDPQVDAVYVATPHSEHRAHALLAIAAGKHVLVEKSFMRNAGEAEEVFAAAKAAGVFVMEAMWTRFLPHVAALRQVIAAGEIGEIVNLSADHGQWFAPDPASRLFDPKLAGGALLDLGVYPVSFAHDFLGVPEAVSAVGALTDTGVDGQVSMVLSYAAGVQATLSTTLWSKTPTTASISGTEGHIAIEGSFYAPTSFRVTRRDGAEWTFGRGESAGLQYEAAEVARRIVAGETESPTMSWDNTLAVMRTLDEIRAQIGLVYPGE from the coding sequence ATGGCACATGTCGAGGATCCGCGTACCGCTCCGTCCATCCGCTGGGGAATCCTCGGCGCCGGCAACATCGCCGGCTCGTTCGCCGACGCCGTGAACTCCCACACCCGGTCTCCGCTCGTGGCCGTCGGCTCCCGCAACCGCGATCGCGTCGAGCGGTTCGCCACCGCGCACGGCATCCCCACGACGCACCAGGGCTACCGCGGCCTGGTCGAGGACCCGCAGGTCGACGCCGTGTACGTCGCGACCCCGCACTCCGAGCACCGGGCGCACGCCCTGCTGGCGATCGCCGCGGGCAAGCACGTGCTCGTCGAGAAGTCGTTCATGCGCAACGCGGGCGAGGCGGAGGAGGTCTTCGCCGCGGCCAAGGCCGCGGGGGTCTTCGTGATGGAGGCCATGTGGACGCGGTTCCTGCCGCACGTCGCCGCCCTGCGCCAGGTCATCGCCGCCGGCGAGATCGGCGAGATCGTCAACCTCTCGGCCGACCACGGCCAGTGGTTCGCGCCCGACCCCGCGAGCCGGCTGTTCGACCCGAAGCTCGCCGGCGGCGCGCTCCTGGACCTCGGCGTGTACCCCGTCTCCTTCGCGCACGACTTCCTCGGGGTGCCCGAGGCGGTCAGCGCCGTCGGGGCGCTCACCGACACGGGCGTCGACGGCCAGGTCAGCATGGTGCTGTCGTACGCGGCGGGGGTGCAGGCCACGTTGTCGACCACCCTGTGGTCGAAGACGCCGACGACGGCGAGCATCTCCGGCACCGAGGGTCACATCGCGATCGAGGGCAGCTTCTACGCGCCGACCTCGTTCCGGGTGACCCGCCGCGACGGCGCCGAGTGGACCTTCGGCCGCGGCGAGAGCGCCGGGCTGCAGTACGAGGCCGCCGAGGTGGCGCGGCGCATCGTCGCGGGCGAGACCGAGAGCCCGACCATGAGCTGGGACAACACGCTCGCCGTGATGCGCACCCTGGACGAGATCCGCGCGCAGATCGGGCTCGTGTACCCGGGGGAGTAG
- the tmk gene encoding dTMP kinase, producing the protein MPGRWAGPDTLAHVIHPPSPGLFLSFEGGEGVGKSTQARLLADWLRTTLGREVVLTREPGGTTLGIELRNAVLHGAEIDARTEALLYATDRAHHVHSLVRPALARGAVVITDRYLDSSVAYQGNGRDLGAAEVERLSLWATEGLLPHLTVLLDLDPRIGLTRLTGDPDRLERAGIDFHARTRQAFLDRAAAEPARWVVVDASRGVDEIHREVRARAEALPGLAPVARDGEVAR; encoded by the coding sequence ATGCCGGGCAGGTGGGCGGGGCCGGATACTCTGGCGCACGTGATCCACCCGCCCAGCCCCGGCCTCTTTCTCTCGTTCGAGGGCGGGGAGGGCGTCGGCAAGTCCACCCAGGCCCGGCTGCTCGCCGATTGGCTGCGCACGACCCTCGGGCGCGAGGTTGTGCTCACCCGCGAGCCCGGCGGCACGACGCTGGGGATCGAGCTGCGCAACGCCGTGCTGCACGGCGCGGAGATCGACGCGCGCACGGAGGCGCTGCTGTACGCGACGGACCGCGCGCACCACGTCCACTCGCTCGTCCGCCCCGCGCTGGCGCGCGGCGCCGTGGTGATCACCGACCGCTACCTGGACTCGTCGGTCGCGTATCAGGGCAACGGCCGCGACCTGGGCGCGGCCGAGGTCGAGAGGCTGTCGCTCTGGGCGACCGAGGGCCTGCTGCCGCACCTCACGGTGCTGCTGGACCTCGACCCGCGGATCGGCCTGACGCGCCTGACGGGCGACCCCGACCGCCTCGAGCGCGCCGGCATCGACTTCCACGCCCGGACCCGGCAGGCGTTCCTCGACCGCGCCGCCGCCGAGCCGGCCCGGTGGGTCGTCGTCGACGCCTCCCGCGGGGTCGACGAGATCCACCGCGAGGTCCGCGCGCGCGCCGAGGCGCTGCCCGGTCTCGCACCCGTGGCGCGCGACGGCGAGGTCGCCCGGTGA